The following is a genomic window from Gammaproteobacteria bacterium.
AGCCGCCTGGCGTGTATGCCGAACAGGTGCAGGTGTCGCCCGCGCGCCAGCGACGCGTAGCGATCGGCGGCGGCCAGGTCGGGATAGACCCGGACGCGGGAATCGTTCTCGAGCACCCGGTTGTGCATCCACAGACCCAGCGGCGAGCGCAGGCGAATCTGGGTGCGGGGGAAGCGGAATTCACCGCGTCTGCGCGGTATGACCCGGTAGGTGAACGCCGAGGCCTCCCCGGCGGCGGTGCGAACGGTGCCGGGGAGCCCTGTCGCATCGAGACTGTCCGGGTAATGATCGAAGACCGTCATCTCGATCGTTCGGGCGCCGCCGTTGTGGAACGTCAGCCGCACCTTGCCGGTGCCGTTCAGACCCATGACCTCGGGGACCCGTCGGCTGACCCGCGGTGTGGGGATCCTCCAAACCCTGAAGGCGTCGATGACAGCGAGCAGTGCCACGGCGCCGAGCGCGGACCACCAGAGCGGGTCCGCTTCCGGCCAGAACCAGACCAGCAATGCCACGGTCGCGGGGACGAGCAGCAGGGCCAGGAGCCTGCCGGTGGGGATCATCGCCTGGGGACGTCGATGTGCGAGAGGATCTCGCCGAGGGTGTCGTCCGGCCCCCGGCCCTCGAGTTCGAGCTCGGGTGAACAGACGATGCGGTGCCGCAGCGCGGGCAGCGCGACCCGGCGGACGTCGTCGGGTGTGGTGTAGTCCCGTCCGTCGAGCAGCGCGGTCGCGCGCGCGGCGCGGACGATGGCGATGGCCCCGCGGGGACCGGCCCCGACGGCGATGCCCTGCCAGTCGCGGGTGGCGCGGGTGATGCGCACCGCGTAGTCGATGACCCCGGCATCGACGAGCATGCCTGCGCTGGCCCGCTGCAATGCGAGGATCCGTTCGGCGTCGGCGATCGTGTGCACCCCGGAGACGTCGAGGTCCTGACCCACTCCCCCGTCGGTGACCGCATGCACGATGGACAGCTCCTCCTCGTGCGCCGGGTAGTCCATGGAGATCTTCAGCAGGAAGCGGTCCAGTTGCGCCTCGGGCAGGGGATAGGTGCCGTCCTGCTCGATGGGGTTCTGCGTGGCCAGGGTCATGAAGGGGCTGGGGACCTCCAGCGTCTTGCCCTCGATCGTGACCTGACGTTCCTGCATCACCTCCAGCAGCGCCGACTGGGTCTTGGCCGGCGCCCGATTGATCTCGTCGGCCAGCAGCAGGTTGGTGAACACGGGGCCGCTGCGCACCACGAAGCGTTCGGACTTCGGGTTGTAGATGACGTGCCCGGTGACGTCGGCGGGCATCA
Proteins encoded in this region:
- a CDS encoding MoxR family ATPase; this encodes MTDTDQTKGPQATRSAADLERAGELAGALRREIGTALLGQAAVLDQVLVGLIAGGHVLIEGVPGLGKTLLVQALARSFDGSFTRIQFTPDLMPADVTGHVIYNPKSERFVVRSGPVFTNLLLADEINRAPAKTQSALLEVMQERQVTIEGKTLEVPSPFMTLATQNPIEQDGTYPLPEAQLDRFLLKISMDYPAHEEELSIVHAVTDGGVGQDLDVSGVHTIADAERILALQRASAGMLVDAGVIDYAVRITRATRDWQGIAVGAGPRGAIAIVRAARATALLDGRDYTTPDDVRRVALPALRHRIVCSPELELEGRGPDDTLGEILSHIDVPRR